A region from the Biomphalaria glabrata chromosome 14, xgBioGlab47.1, whole genome shotgun sequence genome encodes:
- the LOC106051705 gene encoding uncharacterized protein LOC106051705 isoform X2, with product MYTCQITTVTSLEVLEASNDTVIIIGVVVGVLVVAIVVIAVVVYRWKCAHRETPNRVIDLESSLENERNIGVKVIHGGPDTLKREKQNLNPNRSLPDLEEDLVRPDNRIDDMTRLLNLDEGSTQDHCSADTELQTLIETSTHSEFQIDAKTSLETSDSEETQDTFTNQLGKLTPARSCIELTYKDHPKEVMDNFDRVMAEYETKAAMNSSKV from the exons ATGTATACATGTCAAATAA CCACTGTGACGTCACTCGAGGTTTTGGAAGCATCCAATGACACTGTAATAATTATAGGAGTTGTGGTGGGAGTTCTAGTTGTGGCGATTGTCGTCAT CGCAGTTGTCGTTTATAGATGGAAATGTGCACAT AGAGAGACACCCAATCGTGTAATCGACCTTGAGTCGTCATTGGAAAATGAA AGAAATATAGGTGTAAAAGTTATCCATGGCGGCCCAGACACATTGAAAAGAGAA AAACAGAACTTAAATCCAAATAGAAGCTTACCCGATTTGGAGGAGGATCTTGTCAGACCGGACAATAGA ATTGACGACATGACTAGGCTACTAAACCTTGATGAAGGAAGTACACAAGACCATTGTTCAGCTGACACTGAACTGCAGACTCTCATAGAAACATCTACACATTCTGAATTTCAG atTGATGCAAAGACTTCGTTAGAGACTTCTGATAGTGAAGAAACACAAGACACATTTACCAATCAACTTGGAAAACTAACACCGGCAAGATCATGTATAGAATTGACATACAAG GATCACCCAAAAGAAGTTATGGACAACTTTGATCGAGTAATGGCTGAGTATGAGACAAAGGCGGCCATGAATTCCAGTAAAG TATAA